TGATGAACGTGTtgataatgacaacgataagAAGGGTGAAGATGGAGAAGATAGTTACGAGGAGGAAGAAGGTGATGATGAGTATAGGGAACTCGAAGAAGTCGATGATGACAAGAGGAGTAAACCAGCAGAAGATGATGCGGCAGGTCGTGTGGATGGAGAGGAAGATAAGGAGAAGCAATCGTCTGCAGTGCCGACAGGTGGAGCTTTTTACATGCACGATGACAGGTTTCAGGAGTTGTCTGCTGGTCGAAGCAGGTACACACTCTTTTTTTTCACAATCTTCTCAATTGCAATTGCTTTTATCAGAGAGATAAATAGATTGAAAGGTGGAGTTTTTGCATTTGGGTTTTGCTATGAATGGGTTGAATATCTGCATTTGGGGGTTTGCTATGATAGATTTGGCTAAGTCCATGCTTTTGGGAACATGAAAACAAATTCTGAATAATAATTATCTCTTCCTTTTCAACCATTTCTATTGTTGATTCATGGTAATGTCGATTGATTTATTCCTTATTTTGGCCTTCATAGGCGAGGGCGGGGTGGAAGGAGATCGTGGGGGTCTGGAGATGAAAGAAAATGGGGACATGACAAATATGAAGAGATGAATACTCAGGAGAAACATCCTGATGTACTGCTTCCCTCTGTGCTTTTTTTTAAGATTGTTTTagatctctctatctctttcttTATGTatatttgaatatgtttttctttttttggtatttatgtttttttttatggttgcaTTTTGTAAATTCAGCAGAAGACTTCTAGAGGCGGATTCAGAGGCCGCGGTCGAGGTAGAGGACAAGGGCGTGGGTACAGTAGAGGGAGAAGCTCTAACGCAGCATCCAGCAATGGACATCAAATTTTTGTTCCTAAAGCTACCACTCGAGGGGAAGAGCCCAGAAAAGATGAGATTCCTCTTAGCAAAGGCAGTCAAGCACATTCCAGCAAACCGTAAGTTCtgacattttgtttttttaatagctGAGTGAAGGTTTTATCTTTAATATAATGTACTTATGTACTGATTTTTTAGGCTACGAAATTCTCGTGGGTCACAACATTGGCATGAGAAGAAGTCACACCACGATTCACGGCGTTCACCATCTGCCCCAACTCAAACCGGGAATGAAGACTCCCATACCAAAAAGAACGTAGTTGTTTCAAGTCTAAGTTCTGCTTCTCCTCCGTTTTATCCTTCAGTGTCCTCGAGTAACTTGGTACATGGTATACAAGTTGGCATGAATGAAAGTGCCACTCCTTCTGGCAAGAAGCTTAGGAATACAAAATCCGTTTATTTACCAGTTCATACTGCGCAGACTTTTAAGCCCCCGAGTCAAGTAAGAGGAGCTGCTGCTGCTGGGAACGTGTTTTACCGTCAGTCTCATAGTCAGGGTGGC
The window above is part of the Brassica napus cultivar Da-Ae chromosome C8, Da-Ae, whole genome shotgun sequence genome. Proteins encoded here:
- the LOC106366560 gene encoding protein MLN51 homolog isoform X1; this translates as MAQADAGEQEYESDPEELKRSLATRRREASDDEDEDEDDEEVKNQRAEIESDSDQSDERVDNDNDKKGEDGEDSYEEEEGDDEYRELEEVDDDKRSKPAEDDAAGRVDGEEDKEKQSSAVPTGGAFYMHDDRFQELSAGRSRRGRGGRRSWGSGDERKWGHDKYEEMNTQEKHPDQKTSRGGFRGRGRGRGQGRGYSRGRSSNAASSNGHQIFVPKATTRGEEPRKDEIPLSKGSQAHSSKPLRNSRGSQHWHEKKSHHDSRRSPSAPTQTGNEDSHTKKNVVVSSLSSASPPFYPSVSSSNLVHGIQVGMNESATPSGKKLRNTKSVYLPVHTAQTFKPPSQVRGAAAAGNVFYRQSHSQGGKFSSPMQLNGDSKGTSKGYIRPSGQDFDQHTAVIRPLSSSAQRTNSSGNRYLPSEIESASDTGASFAKGKGTLQASGSGSLMYSGSQVMGSAESLASADNSNFPAFLPVMQFGGQHGGVPTFGMAFPGYVQPENGIGNPEMTWMPVLTGPGALGASYSPPYAAVDGSFQAHKPGSSSRKNSTNNLDDLEKPVESPEFTESGVSKRQNSNSSKQPRRYSEMSFSK
- the LOC106366560 gene encoding protein MLN51 homolog isoform X3: MAQADAGEQEYESDPEELKRSLATRRREASDDEDEDEDDEEVKNQRAEIESDSDQSDERVDNDNDKKGEDGEDSYEEEEGDDEYRELEEVDDDKRSKPAEDDAAGRVDGEEDKEKQSSAVPTGGAFYMHDDRFQELSAGRSRRGRGGRRSWGSGDERKWGHDKYEEMNTQEKHPDQKTSRGGFRGRGRGRGQGRGYSRGRSSNAASSNGHQIFVPKATTRGEEPRKDEIPLSKGSQAHSSKPLRNSRGSQHWHEKKSHHDSRRSPSAPTQTGNEDSHTKKNVVVSSLSSASPPFYPSVSSSNLVHGIQVGMNESATPSGKKLRNTKSVYLPVHTAQTFKPPSQVRGAAAAGNVFYRQSHSQGGKFSSPMQLNGDSKGTSKGYIRPSGQDFDQHTAVIRPLSSSAQRTNSSGNRYLPSEIESASDTGASFAKGKGTLQASGSGSLMYSGSQVMGSAESLASADNSNFPAFLPVMQFGGQHGGVPTFGMAFPGYVQPENGIGNPEMTWMPVLTGPGALGASYSPPYAAVDGSFQAHKPGSSRKNSTNNLDDLEKPVESPEFTESGVSKRQNSNSSKQPRRYSEMSFSK
- the LOC106366560 gene encoding protein MLN51 homolog isoform X2, which translates into the protein MAQADAGEQEYESDPEELKRSLATRRREASDDEDEDEDDEEVKNQRAEIESDSDQSDERVDNDNDKKGEDGEDSYEEEEGDDEYRELEEVDDDKRSKPAEDDAAGRVDGEEDKEKQSSAVPTGGAFYMHDDRFQELSAGRSRRGRGGRRSWGSGDERKWGHDKYEEMNTQEKHPDKTSRGGFRGRGRGRGQGRGYSRGRSSNAASSNGHQIFVPKATTRGEEPRKDEIPLSKGSQAHSSKPLRNSRGSQHWHEKKSHHDSRRSPSAPTQTGNEDSHTKKNVVVSSLSSASPPFYPSVSSSNLVHGIQVGMNESATPSGKKLRNTKSVYLPVHTAQTFKPPSQVRGAAAAGNVFYRQSHSQGGKFSSPMQLNGDSKGTSKGYIRPSGQDFDQHTAVIRPLSSSAQRTNSSGNRYLPSEIESASDTGASFAKGKGTLQASGSGSLMYSGSQVMGSAESLASADNSNFPAFLPVMQFGGQHGGVPTFGMAFPGYVQPENGIGNPEMTWMPVLTGPGALGASYSPPYAAVDGSFQAHKPGSSSRKNSTNNLDDLEKPVESPEFTESGVSKRQNSNSSKQPRRYSEMSFSK
- the LOC106366560 gene encoding protein MLN51 homolog isoform X4, producing MAQADAGEQEYESDPEELKRSLATRRREASDDEDEDEDDEEVKNQRAEIESDSDQSDERVDNDNDKKGEDGEDSYEEEEGDDEYRELEEVDDDKRSKPAEDDAAGRVDGEEDKEKQSSAVPTGGAFYMHDDRFQELSAGRSRRGRGGRRSWGSGDERKWGHDKYEEMNTQEKHPDKTSRGGFRGRGRGRGQGRGYSRGRSSNAASSNGHQIFVPKATTRGEEPRKDEIPLSKGSQAHSSKPLRNSRGSQHWHEKKSHHDSRRSPSAPTQTGNEDSHTKKNVVVSSLSSASPPFYPSVSSSNLVHGIQVGMNESATPSGKKLRNTKSVYLPVHTAQTFKPPSQVRGAAAAGNVFYRQSHSQGGKFSSPMQLNGDSKGTSKGYIRPSGQDFDQHTAVIRPLSSSAQRTNSSGNRYLPSEIESASDTGASFAKGKGTLQASGSGSLMYSGSQVMGSAESLASADNSNFPAFLPVMQFGGQHGGVPTFGMAFPGYVQPENGIGNPEMTWMPVLTGPGALGASYSPPYAAVDGSFQAHKPGSSRKNSTNNLDDLEKPVESPEFTESGVSKRQNSNSSKQPRRYSEMSFSK